In Mongoliitalea daihaiensis, one DNA window encodes the following:
- a CDS encoding DUF4221 family protein: MNKYLLLPIFLCVCIWACTKKETSLEKVSFNNSFTHLGQLKLAIDSVSNFDFTEFQIIQEEGEELLLVLNRVNFSLDFYDLESGEMIKRTVIERNEKFPIRPLYGFFYHNADSVFLFNQMLLNGTTLVNGQGEVITQYSPQKMDRSNPQEMMKSLVNHYSRANNMTIYEAGNLYFSDISLNGFLNSDEEMKSFRPAVQVDLLKNEVTRIDKITVPDFYFGKNWPLELGMFSRIRQGNFWIYSWNALDSLVVFDTNWNHVKSVHAKSEFAKPLKYSAGAGIPKDIEIREKVSQTTYSSLIYDAYRDVYYRFVTIGREMEDSDLDEQFPQIKNDFSIIVLDKDFNFLTEKRFPGKIHKPYKSFIGKKGLYLSRTNSFYEGISEDEVVLDIYKFE; the protein is encoded by the coding sequence ATGAACAAATATTTGTTGTTACCTATTTTCTTATGCGTTTGCATCTGGGCCTGTACAAAGAAAGAGACTTCTTTGGAAAAAGTGTCCTTTAACAATAGTTTTACTCATTTGGGACAATTGAAACTAGCAATTGACTCCGTTTCCAATTTTGACTTTACTGAATTTCAGATAATCCAAGAAGAAGGAGAGGAGTTACTTTTAGTGTTGAATAGGGTGAATTTCTCTTTAGATTTTTATGATCTGGAATCAGGAGAAATGATTAAAAGGACAGTAATTGAGAGAAATGAAAAGTTCCCCATACGTCCATTATATGGTTTCTTTTATCATAATGCTGATTCGGTTTTTTTGTTTAACCAGATGCTATTGAACGGTACTACCTTAGTGAATGGTCAAGGGGAAGTAATCACTCAGTATAGTCCGCAAAAAATGGATAGGAGTAATCCCCAGGAAATGATGAAAAGTTTGGTCAACCATTATTCAAGAGCTAATAATATGACCATCTATGAAGCTGGTAATTTATATTTTTCAGATATAAGTCTGAACGGATTTTTGAATTCCGATGAAGAAATGAAATCATTTCGTCCAGCCGTCCAAGTGGATTTACTTAAAAATGAAGTAACAAGAATTGACAAGATTACCGTTCCTGATTTTTATTTTGGAAAAAATTGGCCTTTAGAGTTAGGCATGTTTTCTAGAATCAGGCAAGGGAATTTTTGGATCTATTCTTGGAATGCTTTAGATTCATTGGTGGTTTTTGATACTAATTGGAATCACGTAAAATCAGTGCATGCTAAAAGTGAATTTGCTAAGCCACTGAAGTATTCTGCTGGTGCGGGTATTCCCAAAGACATAGAAATCAGAGAAAAAGTATCTCAGACAACCTATAGTTCTTTGATCTATGATGCTTATAGGGATGTCTACTACCGATTTGTAACTATCGGTCGAGAAATGGAAGATTCAGATCTGGATGAACAATTTCCTCAGATCAAAAATGATTTCAGCATCATTGTATTGGATAAAGACTTTAATTTTCTCACTGAAAAGAGATTCCCAGGAAAAATTCATAAGCCATACAAGTCTTTCATTGGTAAAAAAGGACTTTACCTTTCCCGAACGAATTCTTTTTATGAAGGAATTAGCGAGGATGAAGTTGTTTTGGATATTTATAAGTTTGAGTAA
- the typA gene encoding translational GTPase TypA, giving the protein MLNIRNIAIIAHVDHGKTTLVDKIIHASKIFRENQQFDDLILDNNDLERERGITILSKNVSVRYKDHKINIIDTPGHADFGGEVERVLKMADGVILLVDAFEGPMPQTRFVLGKALALGLTPIVVVNKVDKPNCRPDEVHESVFDLMFNLDATEEQLEFHTLYGSAKNNWMGPDWQNPTDSILPLLDAILEFIPAPKIDEGSLQMQITSLDYSNFVGRIAIGRIKRGSIKEGAQLTLCKADGVFKKVRIKELHVFEGLGKVKVGEVHAGDICAVTGIEDFEIGDTIAALENPEPLQRIAIDEPTMNMLFTINNSPFFGKEGKFVTSRHLRDRLMKEMEKNLALRVESTDSEDKFLVYGRGILHLSVLIETMRREGYELQVGQPQVIFKEIDGVKHEPIEVLVVDVPETTAGKVIELATQRKGELLIMEPKGDLQHLEFKIPSRGLIGLRNNVLTATQGEAIMNHRFSEYEPFKGPIAGRINGSLISMEGGQCTAYAIDKLQDRGIFFVDPGDELYTGQVIGEHSRDNDIVVNVQKGKKLTNMRASGSDDNVRIQPAKKFSLEEAMEYIQKDEYLEITPKSIRMRKIYLDENERSRMSKKDS; this is encoded by the coding sequence ATGCTTAATATTCGGAATATCGCGATTATCGCACACGTTGACCACGGTAAGACCACCTTGGTAGACAAAATTATCCACGCCTCCAAAATCTTCCGTGAAAACCAACAGTTTGACGATTTAATCCTGGATAACAACGACTTGGAAAGGGAAAGAGGAATTACCATCCTTTCCAAAAACGTATCCGTACGATATAAAGACCATAAAATCAATATTATTGATACCCCAGGTCACGCCGATTTTGGTGGTGAAGTGGAACGTGTATTGAAAATGGCCGATGGAGTTATCCTACTAGTGGATGCCTTTGAAGGCCCAATGCCTCAGACAAGATTCGTATTAGGCAAAGCCCTTGCACTAGGTTTGACGCCTATCGTAGTAGTAAACAAAGTAGATAAGCCTAACTGTAGACCAGACGAGGTCCATGAGTCAGTATTTGACTTGATGTTTAACTTGGATGCTACAGAAGAGCAATTAGAATTCCATACGCTTTATGGTTCTGCCAAAAACAATTGGATGGGTCCAGATTGGCAAAACCCAACTGACTCTATTCTTCCCTTGTTGGATGCGATATTAGAGTTTATCCCTGCTCCAAAAATTGATGAAGGTTCCCTGCAAATGCAGATTACTTCGTTGGATTATTCCAACTTTGTGGGAAGAATTGCCATTGGCAGGATCAAAAGAGGTTCAATTAAAGAAGGTGCACAATTGACCTTGTGCAAAGCAGATGGTGTATTCAAAAAAGTCAGAATTAAAGAATTGCATGTCTTTGAAGGCTTGGGTAAAGTCAAAGTAGGAGAGGTACATGCCGGCGATATATGCGCGGTCACAGGAATTGAAGATTTTGAGATCGGAGATACCATCGCGGCGCTGGAAAACCCAGAACCACTTCAAAGAATTGCTATTGATGAGCCTACGATGAATATGCTCTTCACCATCAACAACTCTCCCTTCTTCGGTAAAGAAGGTAAGTTTGTGACTTCCCGTCACTTGAGAGATCGATTGATGAAGGAAATGGAAAAAAATCTTGCCTTGAGAGTAGAATCAACGGATTCTGAAGATAAATTCCTAGTCTATGGACGTGGAATCCTCCACTTGTCAGTCTTGATCGAAACCATGAGAAGAGAAGGCTATGAATTACAGGTAGGTCAGCCTCAGGTTATTTTTAAAGAAATTGATGGAGTCAAACATGAACCTATCGAGGTATTGGTTGTGGATGTTCCTGAAACAACCGCTGGAAAAGTTATTGAATTAGCTACACAAAGAAAAGGTGAATTGCTTATCATGGAGCCTAAAGGCGACTTGCAACACTTAGAGTTTAAAATCCCTTCTAGAGGATTGATTGGCTTGAGAAACAACGTATTAACTGCTACCCAAGGGGAAGCGATCATGAACCATCGATTTTCTGAATACGAGCCATTCAAAGGACCTATTGCAGGCCGGATCAATGGTTCGTTGATATCTATGGAAGGTGGTCAGTGTACTGCTTATGCCATTGACAAGTTGCAAGATAGAGGTATTTTCTTCGTCGATCCAGGAGATGAATTATACACAGGACAAGTGATTGGCGAACATTCCAGAGATAACGACATCGTGGTGAATGTTCAAAAAGGTAAAAAACTTACAAACATGAGAGCCTCTGGTTCTGATGACAACGTACGTATACAACCTGCTAAAAAATTCTCTTTGGAAGAAGCCATGGAATACATCCAAAAAGATGAATACTTGGAAATCACGCCTAAATCCATCCGAATGAGAAAAATCTATTTGGATGAGAATGAGAGAAGTAGAATGTCAAAGAAAGATTCTTGA